In a genomic window of Polycladomyces abyssicola:
- a CDS encoding heavy metal translocating P-type ATPase, translating to MKKQVVVRITGMTCAACANRIEKGLKHLEGVQDANVNLATEQATIHYDPERLDVKKIGEKIEALGYGTVKETVDLAITGMTCAACATRIEKGLSRLPGVWEAHVNLATETARVTYSPASVNADDMMRKVEQLGYRAKLRSAQPEDHDHRQLDIARRKRQFVWSALLSLPLLWAMAGHFAFLSFLWVPEPLMNPWVQLVLTTPIQLGIGWQFYKGAFKALRNRSANMDVLVALGTSAAYFYSLFQTLRTMGGGHAELYYETSAVLITLILLGKWLEARAKGHTSEAIRKLMNLQPKMATVIRDGKELRIPAAELEVGDQVLVKPGEKVPVDGEVMEGSSSVDESMLTGESIPVEKTIGDKVIGGTVNGNGSLTLRANRVGKDTVLAQIIRVVEEAQAAKAPIQRIADAVSGVFVPIVVGIALVTFGLWYVLLEPGQFASALEKAIAVLVIACPCALGLATPTSIMAGSGRAAEWGVLFKSGEHLETAHRVQTVVLDKTGTITEGKPVLTDAIAEVLWDKQEWLRLVAAAEKKSEHPLARAVVASVDENGEGLPDVESFEAAPGHGIRAQVEGRDVWIGNRKWMEQHDVDFSTAETVLQKWEEEGKTAILTAIDGKYAGALAVADPVKPTSRQAIERLKAMGLEVILLTGDNTRTAQSIAREVGIKRVIAEVLPEEKAETIKQLQAEGKIVAMVGDGINDAPALAAADVGMAIGTGTDVAMEAADITLMRGDLNGIVDALVISRLTVRNIRQNLFWALVYNAVGIPVAAAGWLAPWLAGAAMAFSSVSVVLNALRLQRVKRPSHHGDSSFQGGRGYSIVKLAKGDR from the coding sequence GTGAAAAAGCAAGTCGTGGTCCGAATCACAGGGATGACATGCGCCGCATGCGCCAATCGGATTGAAAAAGGATTGAAACACTTGGAAGGGGTACAGGATGCCAACGTCAATCTTGCGACAGAACAAGCCACAATCCATTATGATCCGGAACGGCTGGATGTGAAGAAAATAGGGGAAAAAATCGAAGCGTTGGGATATGGGACGGTGAAGGAGACCGTCGATCTGGCTATCACGGGGATGACATGCGCTGCGTGTGCTACCCGCATTGAAAAAGGGTTGTCCCGTTTACCGGGTGTGTGGGAAGCCCATGTCAACCTGGCGACGGAGACTGCGCGGGTGACGTACTCCCCTGCATCGGTGAACGCGGACGATATGATGCGGAAGGTGGAACAGCTGGGTTATCGGGCAAAACTCCGTTCGGCACAACCGGAAGATCATGACCATCGGCAGTTGGACATCGCCAGGCGCAAACGCCAATTCGTCTGGTCTGCTCTGTTGTCGCTACCGTTGTTGTGGGCGATGGCAGGACATTTTGCGTTTCTCTCTTTTCTGTGGGTGCCGGAGCCGTTGATGAATCCGTGGGTTCAGCTGGTTCTGACCACACCGATTCAGCTGGGGATCGGATGGCAATTTTATAAAGGGGCATTCAAAGCATTACGCAACCGCAGCGCCAACATGGATGTGTTGGTCGCTCTCGGTACGTCGGCCGCCTATTTTTACAGTCTGTTTCAGACACTTCGCACCATGGGAGGCGGTCATGCGGAGCTGTATTATGAAACCAGTGCCGTGTTGATCACCTTGATACTCCTTGGCAAATGGTTGGAAGCCCGGGCCAAGGGGCATACGTCGGAAGCGATCCGTAAATTGATGAACCTGCAGCCGAAGATGGCAACGGTCATCCGGGATGGGAAAGAACTGCGCATTCCGGCAGCTGAATTGGAGGTTGGCGATCAAGTGCTTGTCAAACCGGGTGAGAAGGTTCCGGTAGACGGCGAAGTGATGGAAGGCAGCTCTTCCGTGGATGAGTCGATGTTGACGGGAGAAAGTATTCCCGTTGAGAAAACGATCGGGGATAAGGTGATCGGCGGTACAGTGAACGGCAATGGGTCATTGACTTTGCGGGCCAACCGAGTCGGAAAAGACACGGTGCTGGCGCAGATCATCCGGGTGGTGGAAGAAGCTCAGGCGGCCAAGGCGCCCATTCAACGCATCGCCGACGCTGTCTCGGGCGTGTTCGTACCGATTGTCGTCGGAATTGCGTTGGTCACGTTTGGGTTGTGGTATGTATTGTTGGAACCCGGTCAATTCGCCTCCGCTCTGGAAAAAGCGATCGCCGTACTGGTTATCGCTTGTCCCTGCGCATTGGGCTTAGCCACCCCCACCTCGATCATGGCGGGATCGGGACGTGCCGCAGAATGGGGGGTTTTGTTCAAAAGCGGCGAGCATCTGGAAACGGCCCACCGAGTCCAAACGGTGGTGTTGGACAAAACGGGTACGATCACGGAAGGAAAACCGGTATTGACGGATGCGATTGCAGAGGTGCTGTGGGACAAACAAGAATGGTTGCGTCTGGTGGCTGCGGCGGAAAAGAAGTCGGAACACCCTCTGGCCCGAGCGGTGGTAGCCAGTGTTGATGAAAACGGAGAGGGGCTTCCGGATGTGGAATCCTTTGAAGCGGCTCCTGGTCACGGTATTCGTGCCCAAGTGGAAGGGCGCGATGTTTGGATCGGTAATCGTAAATGGATGGAACAGCACGATGTGGATTTTTCCACGGCGGAAACCGTGTTGCAAAAATGGGAGGAAGAAGGGAAAACGGCCATACTGACGGCGATTGACGGCAAATATGCGGGGGCGCTCGCAGTGGCTGATCCGGTGAAACCCACTTCCCGGCAAGCGATTGAACGCCTGAAGGCGATGGGACTGGAAGTGATCCTGCTCACGGGAGACAATACACGTACCGCTCAGTCCATTGCCCGCGAAGTGGGGATCAAGCGAGTCATCGCGGAAGTATTGCCCGAAGAAAAAGCGGAAACGATCAAACAGTTGCAGGCGGAAGGGAAAATAGTGGCCATGGTGGGCGACGGCATCAACGACGCTCCCGCTTTGGCGGCAGCGGACGTAGGCATGGCGATTGGTACGGGGACCGACGTGGCCATGGAAGCAGCGGATATCACGTTGATGCGCGGTGACCTGAATGGCATCGTCGATGCGCTCGTCATCAGCCGTTTGACGGTGAGGAACATCCGGCAAAACTTGTTCTGGGCTTTGGTCTACAATGCCGTCGGTATTCCGGTGGCTGCTGCCGGATGGTTGGCACCTTGGCTGGCGGGGGCGGCGATGGCCTTCAGCTCGGTGTCCGTCGTTCTGAACGCGCTTCGTCTGCAACGGGTCAAACGCCCTTCCCATCACGGAGACTCTTCTTTCCAAGGGGGGAGGGGGTATAGTATAGTGAAATTGGCGAAAGGAGATCGATGA